From Poecilia reticulata strain Guanapo linkage group LG3, Guppy_female_1.0+MT, whole genome shotgun sequence:
atcAACCACTAAGAATATTACCAATAGCTTTGTGATAAGGAAATTTGGAACTGATTAATGATTGGTAttctttttcagcattttgtgaaaaatgctttaaaaaggtCAAACTCACCTCTCTAACCTGGTTTTCTTTAACTACATGCATGGTGATGTAGCGAATAGATTCCAAAGCTGCTTGGAGGTTGTGCTGGGTGTAGAGAAGTGGCGTGAGCTCAGGGGTTGGGTTTGTCATCTTCCCTAATCCAACATTTCCTTCTGATTCAGGCACTCTGGCTGCAGCGTAGCGATCCACATGGCTGCGCATGCATAGCAGCTTAGGTAGCCGATGTAGGAAAATCCTTCTCACCCACGGTGCCATGCAATTATGTGTCGATGAGGAGCGATGGTGGATGTTGATGGCAAAGACGGTGATGACTATTGAGAGTGTGACAAAGATCATGGTAAAGACCAGGTATTCCCCAATAAGAGGGATTGCCTTGGAAGAGGAAGGGATGATCTCTTCAATGACCAAGAGGAAGACTGTGAGCGACACCAGCACCGAGGTGCAGAGAGAGATCTTTTCACCTCCGTTTGAGGGCAGATAGAAGACAAGGATGGTGAGAAAGGACAGGCCAATGCAAGGGATGATGAGGAAGAGAGTGTAGAAAAGAGGCAGTCTGCGGATAATGAAGAAATAGGTGATGGTGGGATAGGATCTGCTGCCATCAGTTCTGAGACCACGGCTGCCTGTTGCTTTCACTATCTCCCATTCCCCATTGTCAAAATAATCCTGCTTGTCCACATGGAAATCTTCCAGAAGGACGTCCACCTATGAGAATACATCATAAAATTAGTAACAGGTTACCACTGCTAATGCACTGTGCACTTTCAATGAAATTTAGACTCACTTGTGAGCCGTCATAGGTCCAGGATCCAAACTTCATTGAACAGTTCTGGAGGTCAAATGGGAAGAAGGTGACATCAATGGTGCAGGCGGACTTGTAGTTGGCTGGTGGATTCCATGAAATGGTTCCGTCATACTTTACGACAGCCTTAGTGATAGTTCCCTCAAATCGTCCATCTGAACTGTAGAGACAAAACAACCTGTGTGGCTCTGTGTGGTGTGATTACAGTTTTCTAAAACCCTTAAATTATTACCTCTAATCTAATATTATCATATAGCAGCCCGCCCCATTGTGTCACATACTTGTCATAAAGTACAACATCAGGAAGCCAGATCCTGTCTGAGGGAACACGAATGGCTGTGATGCCCAGAAAGTCTTCAGGGCTCCATCTCAATTTCATATCAACCCATTCCTATACAagagagaataaataatttcaggaaaaaatatAAGTTCAATTTCCTTTGCAACAACTGACAATGGAAGGCAACActgtttgctttggttttagTATCCCATGGCATTGACCTGACACATACAGTTAAAGTAAACGGgctaaaaacagctttaaattgAACA
This genomic window contains:
- the chrna5 gene encoding neuronal acetylcholine receptor subunit alpha-5 isoform X1, with product MAITACDEWLDFSEHRRRDAGCGGGAEEDCEEGEGGKGGVRGEQNTLPVHNWMQPGVQQRLWEARKRTCLEWRRAMQHSCCCQDSLHLSSAATLDSVLMRKSRSRAGEATTFHVLLLMLLPSLCWYHLCHSFQVPNLSSYAKAEDKLFKYLFQNYQKWVRPVEYLNQTISVKFGLAISQLVDVDEKNQLMTTNVWIKQEWVDMKLRWSPEDFLGITAIRVPSDRIWLPDVVLYDNSDGRFEGTITKAVVKYDGTISWNPPANYKSACTIDVTFFPFDLQNCSMKFGSWTYDGSQVDVLLEDFHVDKQDYFDNGEWEIVKATGSRGLRTDGSRSYPTITYFFIIRRLPLFYTLFLIIPCIGLSFLTILVFYLPSNGGEKISLCTSVLVSLTVFLLVIEEIIPSSSKAIPLIGEYLVFTMIFVTLSIVITVFAINIHHRSSSTHNCMAPWVRRIFLHRLPKLLCMRSHVDRYAAARVPESEGNVGLGKMTNPTPELTPLLYTQHNLQAALESIRYITMHVVKENQVREVVRDWKFAAQVLDRMFLWAFLLVAVLGSALLFIPVIHKWASIIVPTHPGSTL
- the chrna5 gene encoding neuronal acetylcholine receptor subunit alpha-5 isoform X2, which produces MMLRAGEATTFHVLLLMLLPSLCWYHLCHSFQVPNLSSYAKAEDKLFKYLFQNYQKWVRPVEYLNQTISVKFGLAISQLVDVDEKNQLMTTNVWIKQEWVDMKLRWSPEDFLGITAIRVPSDRIWLPDVVLYDNSDGRFEGTITKAVVKYDGTISWNPPANYKSACTIDVTFFPFDLQNCSMKFGSWTYDGSQVDVLLEDFHVDKQDYFDNGEWEIVKATGSRGLRTDGSRSYPTITYFFIIRRLPLFYTLFLIIPCIGLSFLTILVFYLPSNGGEKISLCTSVLVSLTVFLLVIEEIIPSSSKAIPLIGEYLVFTMIFVTLSIVITVFAINIHHRSSSTHNCMAPWVRRIFLHRLPKLLCMRSHVDRYAAARVPESEGNVGLGKMTNPTPELTPLLYTQHNLQAALESIRYITMHVVKENQVREVVRDWKFAAQVLDRMFLWAFLLVAVLGSALLFIPVIHKWASIIVPTHPGSTL